Proteins encoded within one genomic window of Diceros bicornis minor isolate mBicDic1 chromosome X, mDicBic1.mat.cur, whole genome shotgun sequence:
- the LOC131400360 gene encoding olfactory receptor 8U9-like: MSLLQTCSAPMGAGNTSELSEFFLVGLTNDPQLQPILFALFFFIYVVTVVGNLGLLALTVVSPQLHTPMYFFLSNLSFLDFCYSSVTVPKMLMGFFSGCQTISFSGCVVQTSCFLIFAVTEFFLLASMAYDRYVAICNPLLYHIIMSPRLYLQLVAASYAVGLMNMVLLTSTTFHLTFCESHVITHYFCDILPLLKLSCSDTQVLQLLLFACGGFNVSVSLPIVLVSYICIFLAIIRIPSVQGKHKTFSICASHLTTVSLYYGTTVFIYLRPSSEYLIGRDNLVSLFYTVVIPMLNPMIYSLKNKDVKETFGNVLEKASQFFSLRTPRFP; this comes from the coding sequence ATGTCCCTCCTGCAGACCTGCAGTGCCCCAATGGGAGCAGGCAACACCAGCGAGTTGAGTGAATTCTTCCTCGTCGGCCTCACCAATGATCCTCAACTTCAGCCCATCCTCTTTGCCCTCTTCTTCTTCATCTATGTAGTCACAGTGGTGGGAAACCTGGGCCTCCTTGCCCTCACTGTGGTCAGCCCACAACTCCACACTCCCATGTATTTCTTTCTCAGCAACCTGTCCTTTCTTGACTTCTGTTATTCTTCGGTGACAGTCCCAAAAATGTTGATGGGGTTTTTCTCTGGTTGCCAAACCATCTCCTTCTCTGGTTGTGTGGTCCAGACAAGCTGCTTTTTGATCTTCGCTGTCACGGAGTTCTTCCTCCTAGCGTCAATGGCCTATGACCgttatgtggccatctgcaaccCTCTGCTGTACCATATCATCATGTCTCCAAGGCTCTATTTGCAGCTAGTGGCTGCCAGCTATGCAGTGGGCCTGATGAACATGGTGCTCCTCACTAGCACAACCTTTCATCTGACCTTCTGTGAGTCCCATGTCATCACTCACTACTTCTGTGATATCCTTCCCCTTTTAAAACTCTCTTGCTCTGACACACAGGTCCTGCAGCTTCTCCTGTTTGCTTGCGGTGGCTTTAATGTGTCTGTGTCCCTGCCAATTGTCCTGGTCTCCTACATATGTATCTTCTTGGCTATCATCAGAATCCCCTCAGTCCAGGGCAAACACAAGACATTCTCCATCTGTGCTTCCCACCTGACTACTGTCAGCCTGTACTACGGAACCACAGTGTTCATTTACTTGCGCCCATCCTCTGAGTACTTAATAGGCAGAGACAACTTGGTCTCTCTATTCTACACAGTGGTCATCCCCATGCTCAATCCCATGATCTACAGTCTGAAGAACAAAGATGTGAAGGAAACATTTGGGAATGTTCTCGAAAAGGCCTCACAATTCTTCTCCCTTCGCACACCTAGGTTTCCTTGA